From the genome of Miscanthus floridulus cultivar M001 chromosome 10, ASM1932011v1, whole genome shotgun sequence, one region includes:
- the LOC136489664 gene encoding proline-rich receptor-like protein kinase PERK2 — MPTRPRRTAAALPARPRARTPRCPRALLPRVPSRPPAPLVLPPMPPAPPSRPSSPPLSPSRPSPSPRPPPAPSPLALEPRSAPCSPSLPLAPFLALPPCSVRVRAPAGPSLSPPPALRASRAVPPLVPLLRAPP, encoded by the coding sequence atgcctACTCGCCCGCGCCGCACGGCCGCCGCGCTGCCCGCGCGCCCGCGCGCCCGGACTCCGCGTTGCCCGCGCGCCCTGCTGCCGCGCGTCCCTTCGCGCCCGCCCGCCCCGCTCGTCCTCCCGCCCATGCCTCCTGCGCCGCCCTCTCGcccctcctcgcctcctctcagTCCATCGCGCCCTTCGCCCTCTCCGCGTCCCCCCCCCGCGCCTTCCCCCCTCGCCCTTGAGCCCCGCTCAGCGCCCTGCTCGCCATCCCTGCCGCTGGCGCCCTTCCTCGCCCTGCCGCCTTGCTCCGTCCGGGTCCGTGCCCCGGCCGGCCCATCCCTCAGCCCGCCGCCCGCTCTCCGGGCCAGCCGCGCCGTGCCCCCGCTGGTCCCTCTCCTCCGCGCGCCGCCCTGA
- the LOC136485742 gene encoding UPF0481 protein At3g47200-like, whose translation MYPPEQQEKQHGSAVLEEDFTELEKKVSGAVPPQCHDGWMQRPTIYVVPGDLAAGNTDPYAPAAVCIGPFFGRARRVTEGMAKLERYKWCCVRKLIVGRRRGPGPAGTGTRRQPPEPADWKPEVHAPLLRRCVDAMTSLLPRIRASYSISSSMDTIDGGDNNAVLELKMLLEPEDAAMDMGSTLAENMLLDGCFILHRLLKMARIAKRARKEGGGSSDGGGDDDDDWTQVYGRCGVWGLVTRDLLLLNNQIPLFVVRALLEQLKGSVDADEGDDVLVDGGLQLFSSLHPRRLQLHQPSALAVPVSLGDAHHLLHLFYMSITNLPVPTQSSASASMDKKLPPELTQWVPCAKELEDAGVRFRARKDGTATSFLDIKFSAGSGVLEIPPLQLYDYSEPLFRNLVAFEQTYPGTPGDVTAYAIFMDCLVKTSDDMRLLHRRGILLNHMNGDREAATEFFSRICAGALASADRNYLAPLMDEVVTYQRGSWPQWRAVLLRDYFGSPWAVIAVVVAAVVVALTMLQTFYALYAYYQPPKQS comes from the coding sequence ATGTATCCACCAGAGCAGCAAGAGAAGCAGCATGGATCCGCCGTGCTGGAAGAGGACTTCACGGAGCTGGAAAAGAAGGTGAGTGGGGCAGTTCCTCCACAGTGCCACGACGGCTGGATGCAGCGGCCGACCATCTACGTGGTCCCCGGCGACCTAGCCGCGGGCAACACGGACCCCTATGCCCCCGCCGCCGTCTGCATCGGGCCCTTCTTCGGTCGGGCAAGGCGTGTGACGGAAGGCATGGCGAAGCTGGAGCGCTACAAATGGTGCTGCGTCCGCAAGCTCATCGTGGGGCGCCGCCGTGGACCTGGCCCTGCTGGAACTGGAACCCGACGACAGCCACCAGAGCCAGCCGACTGGAAGCCGGAGGTGCACGCACCGCTGCTTCGCAGGTGCGTGGACGCGATGACAAGCCTTCTGCCGAGAATTCGTGCTTCCTACAGCATCTCCTCGTCCATGGACACCATCGATGGCGGCGACAACAACGCCGTGCTAGAACTCAAGATGTTGCTCGAACCCGAGGATGCTGCCATGGACATGGGGTCAACTCTGGCTGAGAACATGCTGCTGGACGGCTGCTTCATCCTCCACCGCCTGCTCAAGATGGCACGGATAGCGAAGAGAGCACGGAAAgaaggcggcggcagcagcgacggcggcggcgacgacgacgacgactggaCCCAGGTGTACGGTAGGTGCGGGGTATGGGGACTTGTCACGCGCGACCTGCTGCTGCTCAACAACCAGATCCCCTTGTTTGTCGTCCGGGCTCTGCTGGAGCAGCTCAAAGGTTCAGTCGACGCCGACGAGGGCGACGATGTCCTCGTGGACGGCGGCCTGCAGCTCTTCAGCTCGCTCCATCCTCGGAGGCTGCAGCTGCACCAGCCATCGGCGCTGGCAGTCCCCGTCTCGCTCGGCGACGCGCACCACCTCCTGCACCTCTTCTACATGTCCATCACCAACCTCCCTGTCCCGACGCAGTCATCAGCCTCAGCGTCGATGGACAAGAAGCTTCCACCGGAGCTCACGCAGTGGGTGCCTTGCGCCAAGGAGCTGGAGGACGCCGGCGTCAGATTCCGGGCGAGGAAGGACGGCACCGCGACGAGCTTCCTGGACATCAAGTTCTCCGCTGGTAGCGGCGTCCTGGAGATCCCGCCGCTGCAGCTCTACGACTACAGCGAGCCCCTGTTCCGGAACCTGGTCGCGTTCGAGCAGACCTACCCGGGCACGCCGGGCGACGTCACCGCCTACGCTATCTTCATGGACTGCCTCGTCAAGACGTCCGACGACATGCGACTCCTCCATCGCCGTGGGATACTGCTCAACCACATGAACGGCGATAGGGAGGCGGCCACGGAGTTCTTCAGCCGCATCTGCGCCGGAGCGCTCGCCTCCGCCGACCGGAACTACCTCGCCCCACTCATGGACGAGGTGGTCACGTACCAGAGAGGAAGCTGGCCCCAGTGGCGTGCCGTGCTGCTGCGGGACTACTTCGGAAGCCCGTGGGCGGTCATcgcggtcgtcgtggcggcggtcGTGGTCGCGTTGACCATGCTGCAAACCTTCTACGCTCTCTACGCCTACTACCAGCCACCCAAGCAGTCCTAG
- the LOC136487278 gene encoding glucan endo-1,3-beta-glucosidase-like: MLLHLLLAAFLHGLSPAAAQGGGIPSLPIGVNYGANADNLPSPAAVASFLATKTTIDRVKLFDANPAFLDAFAANAPSISLAVSIPNALLPTFADRSTGLDAARGWVRDNLSPHVAAGANVTLLLAGNEVLGPIVVPDLVVALLPAMRRLAQALQLENLPGVRVTTPHYLGILAPSDGIPSNARFRPGLDTKILAPMLKFHNDTGSPFMVNAYPYFSYNAATLNYAVFRPNAGVYDPGTKLNYTSMFDAQMDAIYTAMKRLGYGAGVEIAVGEAGWPTKGEAGQVGVGPEEARDFNAGMIRVCSGGKGTPLMPGRTFETYVFSLFDENQKPGPIAERNFGIFNTDFTPKYDLGLLRQGSSGSPNPSPNPSPKPSPNPSPNPSPSGGGKWCVAKSGANATDLQNNINYACGYVDCKPIQSGGACFDPNNVQSHASYVMNAFYQANGLHDYDCDFKGTGEVTSSDPSYGSCKYVS, encoded by the exons atgctcctccacctcctcctcgccgcctTCCTCCATGGCTTGTCGCCGGCCGCAGCCCAGGGCGGCGGCATCCCGTCGCTGCCCATCGGAGTCAACTACGGCGCGAACGCGGACAACCTGCCGTCCCCCGCCGCCGTCGCGTCCTTCCTCGCCACCAAGACCACCATCGACCGCGTGAAGCTCTTCGACGCGAACCCGGCCTTCCTGGACGCGTTCGCCGCCAACGCGCCGTCCATCTCGCTCGCCGTCTCCATCCCCAACGCCCTCCTCCCCACCTTCGCCGACAGATCGACCGGCCTGGACGCGGCGCGCGGGTGGGTCCGCGACAACCTGTCCCCGCACGTCGCCGCGGGCGCCAACGTGACCCTCCTCTTAGCCGGCAACGAGGTCCTCGGCCCCATCGTCGTCCCCGACCTCGTCGTGGCGCTCCTCCCCGCGATGCGGCGCCTCGCGCAGGCGCTCCAGCTCGAGAACCTCCCCGGCGTCCGCGTCACCACGCCGCACTACCTGGGCATCCTGGCGCCCTCCGACGGGATCCCGTCCAACGCGCGGTTCCGCCCCGGGCTCGACACCAAGATCCTCGCCCCCATGCTCAAGTTCCACAACGACACGGGGTCGCCGTTCATGGTGAACGCGTACCCGTACTTCAGCTACAACGCGGCGACGCTGAACTACGCCGTGTTCCGGCCCAACGCCGGCGTGTACGACCCCGGGACGAAGCTCAACTACACGAGCATGTTCGACGCGCAGATGGACGCCATCTACACGGCGATGAAGAGGCTCGGGTACGGCGCCGGCGTGGAGATCGCGGTGGGCGAGGCCGGGTGGCCCACCAAGGGCGAGGCCGGGCAGGTCGGGGTTGGACCCGAGGAGGCGAGAGATTTCAACGCCGGGATGATACGGGTGTGCAGCGGCGGCAAGGGCACCCCGCTCATGCCTGGGAGGACCTTCGAGACGTACGTGTTCTCGCTGTTTGATGAGAACCAGAAGCCGGGGCCGATTGCGGAGCGGAATTTCGGTATCTTCAACACGGATTTCACGCCCAAATACGACCTCGGTCTCCTCCGCCAAGGATCG TCTGGATCTCCAAACCCATCGCCAAATCCATCTCCGAAGCCAAGTCCCAACCCGTCACCAAACCCCTCGCCGTCAGGCGGAGGCAAGTGGTGTGTGGCCAAGTCCGGCGCGAACGCAACCGACCTGCAGAACAACATCAACTACGCCTGTGGCTATGTCGACTGTAAGCCGATCCAGAGCGGCGGCGCGTGCTTCGACCCCAACAACGTGCAGTCACATGCTTCGTACGTGATGAACGCGTTCTACCAGGCCAATGGCCTGCACGACTACGACTGCGACTTCAAGGGCACCGGCGAGGTCACCTCCAGTGAcccca GTTACGGGAGTTGCAAATACGTCTCCTGA